The genome window CGTAGGAAATATTTTTGGTACAATCTATGATATATCCACAATCGTTATTTTAGGTTTTGCTGGTGCATCTGCTTTAGCAGGATTGCTTAATATCATTCCAAGATATCTTCCTAGATTTGGAATGGCTCCCCAATGGGCATCATTTCGCAGACCATTAGTCATTCTAATTACATTAATCAGTATATTAATTTTAGTAGTATTTAAAGCAAATGTTAATGCTCAGACAGGAGCATATGCGACAGGAATTTTAGCATTAATTTTATCGGCTTCTATAGCTGTTATGATAGCGTTAAAAAGAGAAGCAAAACTAAATCATTCTAAAAAAATTAAGTTCAAAATATTTTACTTCGCTTTAGTTTCTTGTGTATTTACTTATACTTTAATAGATAATATTAAAATAAGACCTGATGGTTTAGTTATTGCCTTTTTATTCTTTATCGCAATTTTACTAGCGAGTGCTATTAGCCGTTGGCGTAGAGCATTTGAATTACGTGTTGAATCTCACACATTTTTAGGAAAAGAATCTGAAAATATGTGGGAAGAAATGAAAAATAAAAAAGTAAATTTAGTCCCAATATCTTTTGGAGATAAAAATTGGTTTAAGCGCAAAGAAGAAAAGATTAAAGAATACTATAAATGTGAATCGCCATTAGCTTTTTTGACAATTTCGTTGCGTGATGATCGTAGTGAATTTGAAACACCTCTTGTCATTAAAATTTCTAAGATGGATAATAATCTAAGTAATTATTTGATTGAGGTTTCAGGAGCTGTTGCTTTACCAAATACTATTGCTTATATCAGTGAACAAATTGATCCTATAGCAATTTATTTAGGTCTCGCAAGACAAAATGCAATGGAGCAAGCCATCTTTTACGTTTTGTTTGGTGAAGGCGAAATTGGAATCTTAACTTATAAGGTTTTAGTTCAATATTGGGAGTCGACTGATGAAGATGATGTAAGGCCAGTGATTTTTCTTATGTCAGAGTAATTTATTCTTTTTCTTAAATAGGCTGAGGTGTAATGAGCGTCATAAATAACGAAAAAGAAGCTCTATTATTTTTTGCCGACATCAGTGGATATACTGAATTTGTTAAAAAACATACCTCAACATGGGCTCACGGACAATTTATTATTTCTGAATTGCTTAAAATTATTTTACAGGAAATTGATGAACCTTTGAAGATTGCAAAAATAGAAGGGGATGCTATCTTTTTTTATATGCCTGTTGAACTTACCTTTGATCAAAAATTGATTAGTAACAAACTTCTAAAATTTTTTAGTGAATTTGATAACAAAAAATTATCACTAAATTCTGTAAGAAGTTGCGAGTGTCAATGCTGTTCTAATGTTGAAAAATTAAAACTAAAAATTATTGTCCATTTTGGGAAAGTTTTAATATATCAAATAAATCAATTTCAAGAATTATCAGGATTGGATGTGATTATTTTACATAGATTATCGAAAAATTCTGTGCAAAAAAATGAATATTTAATGCTAACTGAATCCGCTTTTAATAAAATTGCATATTTTAAAGATATTTCTTTTACTGCAAAAAAAGAGCATTATGAAGATATTGGAAATGTAAACACATTAGTATATTTTCCTAGCGCAGAACAAAGTCAAGGTAAAGAAGTTATTTCTAGTAATTTCGAAAAATTTTTATTTAAATATAAATTACTATTTATGACCTTTTATTTAATTATGAGGTCTGTTGTGCAATTAAAATTCTTGAATGTTCGGAATTAAATCTAGTATAATAATAGCTACTAAAAAATAGATTTTAAAGTCCATTATGTTTTATCAAAATGGTAATTAAAAACTCATTTTCCTGTTTGGGTGAATTTCTTTCTCGCAGGCCAACAATTGTGCTTATAAAAAAAATGCATGAAAAGAAAAACATTATGTTTTGTCAACTCTAATTATTAAACCAAAAAAAATAAACAGTTACATTGTAAATTTAGAAAATTTGTTCGAGATATTTATAAGTATTTGATCGAAAAAAATTTCATAATTTTCAAAAAATGTAAATTTTAAATAAAAAATAAATAATTTCATATTAATAAATTAATTAAAGTAATAATTTCTGTTAAAATTTATTTTTAAATTTCCTTGATATTAAATAAAAAAAAACTAAATAAATAGTGATAAATATTTTATAAAAAAAATATGCTAATTTTATATAAAAAATCAGTATGTTTTTTTAAAAACAAGAAAACAACTTTAATACTTGAAATTTAAATGGTATTTTATAATTTTTATAAGGAGTTTGCATGATAAATATAAATAGAATAGTTATTTTTGGAGATAGTTTAAGTGATTTTAATAGAATGCAAGATAGCATTTTAGGAAAAGTAAGTAAAACTATTGGAAAAATTCCTCGTTCACCTTATCAAAGATTTACAAATGGATATGCTTGGGGTGACTGGTTAAGAACATATCTATTTAGAAGTAAAGTAAAAAGAATGAGTGGAATAGAATTAGTAAACGAAGCTTATTCGGTAAATTATATTCCAAAATACTTGCCACCTGATACAGAATTTATTAAATTTAAAATTGAAAATTATGCTGTAGGTGGAGCGACAGCTATAAATTTTAAAAAGGTAAAAAAAGGAAATTTAGTTTCAAATTTTCTTGACAATTTATCGTCTGAATGTGATTTATTTCTTAAAGAAAATAGAATAAATTCTTCAAACGAAAATCAAAATCTATTAAATAATGATCTTTATATCATATGGGCTGGAGCTAATGATTTTATTACGGCTGGATGGGATGATTTTGAATGCGCAAATCATGCAACAGAAGCTATTCTTGATTTAATAAAACGCTTAATGAATTATGGTGGGCAAAATTTCGTAATATTTAATTTACCATTTTTTACAGCTGCACCTAGATTTAGATTGAGTGAAGAGGAAAATAATGAGGTCAATAAAATACGTAATGTTCATTTAGATGACTTAGTAAGATACTTTAATTTTTTGTTAAACGAAAAAGTTAACAGTTTTTTAAATCAAAATTTAAATAGCTCAAGAGATAATATAAATCTTGTAAGAAAATCAAGAGAAGCTCTAACTAGGGTTGCCAATGATCTTCCAGCTACTGTATCAAAATCTGTATATGCTGATCTTGCAAAACCATTAAATAATTTTAATTTAAATATTGAAATAAAAGATTTAAATTCAGTAATGATCAATTTAGATGAAAATAAATTTCAAAAACTTGAATTTGAAAATGAAG of Pigmentibacter sp. JX0631 contains these proteins:
- a CDS encoding SGNH/GDSL hydrolase family protein — its product is MININRIVIFGDSLSDFNRMQDSILGKVSKTIGKIPRSPYQRFTNGYAWGDWLRTYLFRSKVKRMSGIELVNEAYSVNYIPKYLPPDTEFIKFKIENYAVGGATAINFKKVKKGNLVSNFLDNLSSECDLFLKENRINSSNENQNLLNNDLYIIWAGANDFITAGWDDFECANHATEAILDLIKRLMNYGGQNFVIFNLPFFTAAPRFRLSEEENNEVNKIRNVHLDDLVRYFNFLLNEKVNSFLNQNLNSSRDNINLVRKSREALTRVANDLPATVSKSVYADLAKPLNNFNLNIEIKDLNSVMINLDENKFQKLEFENEVYPTKITEYKKGMTQIDKSRIKNREEQRLSTMNSNTILTRTSQIISSNNSNPYIDDPKNYKEKFIRKNSLGDKNPNEKNSLLKVYAYHDDVHPGKEIHNLLGIIISKMLNKSFNFFAPTSRSFEI
- a CDS encoding DUF2652 domain-containing protein, with the protein product MSVINNEKEALLFFADISGYTEFVKKHTSTWAHGQFIISELLKIILQEIDEPLKIAKIEGDAIFFYMPVELTFDQKLISNKLLKFFSEFDNKKLSLNSVRSCECQCCSNVEKLKLKIIVHFGKVLIYQINQFQELSGLDVIILHRLSKNSVQKNEYLMLTESAFNKIAYFKDISFTAKKEHYEDIGNVNTLVYFPSAEQSQGKEVISSNFEKFLFKYKLLFMTFYLIMRSVVQLKFLNVRN